Proteins from one Monodelphis domestica isolate mMonDom1 chromosome 6, mMonDom1.pri, whole genome shotgun sequence genomic window:
- the TMEM129 gene encoding E3 ubiquitin-protein ligase TM129 isoform X3 — translation MDSPEVTFTLAYIVFSVCFVFTPNEFHSAGLTVQNLLSGWLGIEDVAFVQYHLRRTTVTMLVHSLLPLGYYLGMCFAASEKQLYYFNQAPEGWKLFLLLSVSFPTITCTIAYYWSRKRWDCHPLARTLALHALPQSGWRAVASSINTEFRRIDKFATGAPGARVIVTDTWVMKVTTYHIHVAQQQDIHLTVTDSRQHELSPDSNLPVQFLTIRVASINPLVKAFDIRMVSSSVK, via the exons ATGGACAGCCCCGAGGTGACCTTCACCCTGGCGTACATCGTGTTCTCCGTCTGCTTCGTCTTTACGCCCAACGAGTTCCACTCGGCAGGGCTGACCGTGCAGAACCTGCTGTCCGGTTGGCTGGGCATCGAGGACGTGGCCTTTGTCCAGTACCACTTGCGCAGGACCACGGTCACCATGCTGGTCCACTCTCTGCTGCCGCTGG GATATTACCTCGGCATGTGCTTTGCAGCTTCAGAAAAGCAGCTCTATTATTTTAACCAGGCTCCAGAAGGCTGGAAGCTGTTCCTTCTACTCTCAGTGTCCTTCCCCACCATCACCTGCACCATCGCTTACTATTGGTCCCGGAAGAGGTGGGACTGCCATCCACTAGCCAGGACTCTGGCGCTCCATGCCCTCCCACAGTCAGGCTGGCGAGCAGTGGCATCCTCCATCAACACAGAGTTCCGACGCATTGACAAGTTTGCCACGGGGGCTCCAGGGGCCCGGGTAATTGTGACGGACACCTGGGTGATGAAGGTGACCACCTATCACATCCATGTGGCTCAGCAGCAGGACATCCACCTGACGGTAACTGATTCACGCCAGCATGAGCTCTCACCAGACTCCAATCTACCTGTCCAGTTCCTTACCATCCGAGTGGCCAGCATCAATCCCCTCGTCAAAGCCTTTGACATTCG